The genomic interval ATCCAAAGCCGTAGCGGAAGGACCAATCTCCCACGTGTTTTGCAGGACCACACGCCCATTCGCGGGTTCGCATAGGGTGCTCTTGAGCAGCCAGCCCAAATCGGAAGGGGATACTTTCTCCAAGGCTGAAGTACACGCGCGAACGAAGTCCGAAGGGAGCGGTTGCGCTGCCCAAGGCAGCACCGCGCTCGCCGCACGGCGCGCTTCGATGGCGCGCTCGATGGCAAGCCGCCGCTCTTCCGCGGCAAGCCGTTCTTTCTGCACCTGGACCTCGTGAACATGCCAGGCCACCATGCCACCGACGACAACAGTCGTTGTTATCCCGCCCCAGACAATGACCGGCAAGACCGGATTTTTGCGCACATCCACCAGCGGACGTATCTTGGGGCCCCGCTTCAAAATCTCGGCAATCTGCTCCAAGCCGCCGTCTTTGAAGGTAGTAGGCTCACCATACGCCGCATGCTGACGACGTAAAGCGTCTACCGCCTCCCAATCACCCACGGCATCGCCATCGGGCAAGATTTCGTAGCTATCGCGAACTGCAATGTACCAATACAAGCCATTGCCCAGGTCAAAAATCCCCAGCCACGGCTCCTGGATCACGTCTGCCACCGCTGCCGCCAGGGAATACACCGTGCCACGGTATGCTCTTTCCAGCGGTAATTTCTTCGGAGCGCCAACCAGAAAATCCGAACCCAAGAGTGGCCGCGAGAACCCGCTTTGCAGGGAGCGGCTCTGCGTCCTCCTCTGAACCACCCAAAAATCCTTCCCCCGGCTTCCGGCCAGAAGATCTTT from Acidithiobacillus caldus ATCC 51756 carries:
- the pilO2 gene encoding type 4b pilus protein PilO2, which gives rise to MPVLLKIPGDKRVFAAGLYWRHEDRKPSRKDLLAGSRGKDFWVVQRRTQSRSLQSGFSRPLLGSDFLVGAPKKLPLERAYRGTVYSLAAAVADVIQEPWLGIFDLGNGLYWYIAVRDSYEILPDGDAVGDWEAVDALRRQHAAYGEPTTFKDGGLEQIAEILKRGPKIRPLVDVRKNPVLPVIVWGGITTTVVVGGMVAWHVHEVQVQKERLAAEERRLAIERAIEARRAASAVLPWAAQPLPSDFVRACTSALEKVSPSDLGWLLKSTLCEPANGRVVLQNTWEIGPSATALDAPDGVLADQGQEILSHESVGRVAPSRDGNVLPEALAERKIYGLSQALSLKVRLSAAQPNVPRPLPGAKSSPPKPPAHPWTHLAFSVSGDLSHWGSPRDWNIPGLRFLSLTFSPSKTGDIQIKALGNLYVLRANAAREPVPETRILPKPGIPAHFSVRK